The Astyanax mexicanus isolate ESR-SI-001 chromosome 12, AstMex3_surface, whole genome shotgun sequence genome window below encodes:
- the aldh9a1a.1 gene encoding 4-trimethylaminobutyraldehyde dehydrogenase A, whose amino-acid sequence MMAQQPLLSLPEFRNVTTGTLVVKEPLNFWGGARVQSKDTKNAEPVYEPATGRVLCDMIPCGEEEVDQAIKSAHSAYLKWSKLSGMERARIMLEAARIIRERKNEIARLEVINNGKSITEAEVDIDISWQTIEYYAGIAPTLAGQHIQLPGGSFAYTRREPLGVCVGIGAWNYPFQIAAWKSAPALACGNAMVFKPSPMAPVTAVVLAEIYKEAGVPDGLFNVVQGAAATGTLLCHHPMVAKVSFTGSVPTGKKVMEMSAKGVKQVTLELGGKSPLIIFKDCDLENAIRGALMANFLTQGQVCCNGTRVFVQRDIMKPFLEEVVKRTKAIAVGDPLLEGTRMGALISKPQMDKVLGFISQAQEQGAKVLCGGVPFVPSDPKLKGGYFLSPCVLDNCRDDMTCVKEEIFGPVMSVLPFDTEEEVLERANNTTFGLASGVFTRDIARAHRVAENLQAGTCFINNYNISPVEVPFGGYKHSGFGRENGTVTIEYYSQLKTVVVEMGDVDNYFQ is encoded by the exons ATGATGGCTCAGCAACCTCTCCTCTCACTGCCTGAGTTTCGCAATGTCACTACTGGAACTCTTGTAGTGAAAGAGCCACTGAATTTTTGGGGTGGAGCAAGAGTCCAGTCCAAAGATACAAAGAATGCTGAGCCAGTCTACGAACCTGCAACTG GTCGTGTGCTGTGTGACATGATTCCCTGTGGGGAGGAAGAAGTAGACCAGGCAATAAAGAGTGCCCACTCTGCCTACCTGAAATGGAGTAAATTGTCTGGTATGGAGAGAGCTCGGATCATGCTGGAGGCTGCTCGTATTATCAGG GAACGAAAAAATGAAATAGCCAGGCTGGAAGTCATCAACAATGGCAAGAGCATCACGGAAGCTGAAGTGGATATTGACATATCCTGGCAGACTATTGAGTACTATGCTGGCATTGCTCCTACTCTGGCAG GGCAGCACATCCAACTCCCCGGCGGCTCGTTTGCTTACACCCGCAGAGAGCCACTTGGAGTGTGTGTAGGAATTGGAGCCTGGAACTACCCTTTCCAGATTGCTGCATGGAAGTCAGCCCCAGCTCTGGCTTGTG GTAATGCCATGGTGTTTAAGCCTTCTCCCATGGCTCCAGTGACTGCAGTCGTTTTGGCAGAGATCTACAAAGAGGCCGGGGTGCCAGATGGGTTGTTTAATGTGGTGCAGGGAGCAGCCGCCACTGGTACTCTGTTGTGTCACCACCCAATGGTGGCTAAAGTGTCCTTCACTGGCAGTGTGCCTACTGGCAAGAAG GTGATGGAGATGTCAGCCAAGGGTGTGAAGCAGGTGACTCTGGAGCTGGGAGGAAAGTCACCTCTCATCATCTTTAAAGACTGTGATCTGGAGAATGCAATCAGGGGAGCACTCATGGCTAACTTCCTAACACAGGGGCAG GTTTGCTGCAATGGGACACGAGTGTTTGTGCAGAGGGACATTATGAAGCCATTCCTGGAGGAGGTGGTGAAGAGGACCAAGGCCATTGCAGTTGGTGATCCTTTGCTGGAGGGAACACGGATGGGTGCCTTGATCAGCAAACCACAGATGGATAAAGTGCTGGGCTTTATTAGCCAAGCTCAGGAGCAG GGAGCCAAGGTGCTGTGTGGTGGAGTACCATTTGTTCCTAGTGACCCCAAGCTTAAAGGAGGCTACTTCCTGTCCCCCTGTGTGCTGG ATAACTGCAGGGATGATATGACCTGTGTGAAGGAGGAGATCTTTGGACCTGTGATGTCCGTTTTGCCATTTGACACAGAGGAGGAGGTCTTGGAGAGGGCCAACAACACAACCTTTGGTCTGGCTTCTGGAGTCTTCACCAG GGATATTGCTCGGGCCCACAGAGTGGCTGAAAATCTTCAGGCAGGAACCTGCTTCATCAATAACTACAACATCAGTCCAGTGGAGGTCCCATTTGGAGGCTACAAGCATTCAG
- the tmco1 gene encoding calcium load-activated calcium channel — translation MSTMFADTILIVFISVCTALLAEGITWVLVYRTEKYKRLKAEVEKQSKKLEKKKETITESAGRQQKKKIERQEEKLKNNNRDLSMVRMKSMFAIGFCFTALMGMFNSIFDGRVVAKLPFVPLSYIQGLSHRNLLGEDYTDCSFIFLYILCTMSIRQNIQKMLGLAPSRAATKQAGGFLGPPPQAAKFS, via the exons ATGAGTACTATGTTCGCAGACACGATACTTATCGTCTTTATTTCTGTATGCACAGCGTTACTGGCTGAAG GTATAACATGGGTGTTGGTGTACCGGACAGAGAAGTACAAGAGACTCAAGGCTGAAgtagaaaaacaaagcaaaaaat tggagaagaagaaggagacaATCACAGAATCTGCTGGGCGTCAGCAAAAGAAAAAGATTG AGCGACAGGAGGAGAAGCTCAAGAACAATAACAGAGATCTATCAATG GTGCGAATGAAGTCAATGTTTGCCATTGGCTTCTGTTTTACTGCATTGATGGGCATGTTCAATTCAAT CTTTGATGGGCGTGTTGTAGCGAAGCTGCCATTCGTCCCTTTGTCCTACATCCAAGGCCTTTCTCACCGTAACCTTCTGGGTGAAGATTACACTGACTGTTCTTTCATCTTCCTTTACATCCTGTGCACCATGTCCATCAGACAG AATATTCAGAAGATGCTTGGTCTGGCTCCATCTCGAGCTGCCACCAAACAGGCTGGAGGCTTTTTGGGACCCCCTCCACAAGCTGCGAAGTTCTCATAA